A region of the Streptomyces durocortorensis genome:
GTGCGTACAGCTCGGCGAGCACCTTGGACTCGGTGAACGAAGCCGACCCGACGACCAGGGACCCCTTCTTGCCGTCACCGCCGGCCGAGGAGCCCGAGCCGCCCTTCCCCTGCTCCAGGCTGTCGCCGCCGCAGGCCGCGAGCGCCCCGGCCAGCGCCGCCATGCCGATGAACGCTCCGGCTATCCGCGAGGTCCTGCTCATGTGTTGTTCTCCGTCCGAACAGAAGAGGCAAGAAAAGTGAACAGAAGAAAGATGTGCGCTCAGGCGGGCCTGCGGCGGCGGAGCGGGGACAGCACCCGGTCCAGCACCACCAGTGCGCCTTCCACCAGCAGGGCGAGCGCGGCGACCAGCACCGCGCCCGCGAAGACCTGCGCGGTGTCGTAGGTGTTGAATCCGGCGGTGATGATCCGGCCGAGGCCGCCGAGCCCGACCATGGCCGCGATCGACGCGGTGGCCACGACCTGGACGGCGGCGGACCGCAGCCCGGTCATGATCATCGGGTAGGCGAGGGGCAGCTCGACCCGGAAGAAGAGCTGGCCGCCCGACATCCCCATGCCGCGCGCGGCCTCCACCACGGACCGGTCCACCTCGCGCATCCCGACGTAGGCGTTGGTCAGCAGCGGCGGCACCGCGAACAGCACCAGCGCGATGATCGTGGGCCAGTACCCCGAGTTGCGCAGGGGCGTGACCATGAACAGGGCCAGCACCGCGAAGACCGGCACGGCCCGCCCCACGTTGGAGACGTTGACCGCGAGCGCGCCGCCCTTGCCGATGTGCCCCAGATACAGGGCGATCGGCAGGGCGATCGCGCAGGCCACCGCGAGGGAGACCCCGCTCACGTACAGATGCTCGCCGAGCCGG
Encoded here:
- a CDS encoding ABC transporter permease, with the translated sequence MGVIGDAWTWLTTGSNWSGDGGAAHRLGEHLYVSGVSLAVACAIALPIALYLGHIGKGGALAVNVSNVGRAVPVFAVLALFMVTPLRNSGYWPTIIALVLFAVPPLLTNAYVGMREVDRSVVEAARGMGMSGGQLFFRVELPLAYPMIMTGLRSAAVQVVATASIAAMVGLGGLGRIITAGFNTYDTAQVFAGAVLVAALALLVEGALVVLDRVLSPLRRRRPA